From Flavobacterium sp. 102, a single genomic window includes:
- a CDS encoding cbb3-type cytochrome c oxidase subunit I produces the protein MNNNIFDEYGIIIILFLIAIPVIVASIILVIKANNVLRRYINKNKQEKFNNYLHNLSEKEIKLLKKRQKEIEFELTNNELRGNLNSNDNKGLLSNINKSEEIRFVEQKKKSQPRPYIEPKLTKLILWYLACATFWLVIGTTIGEYLGIKFVAPDLDHNSWLSFGRLRPVHTNMVFWGWASLAMIGLAYYVVPRVSNVDIASTKKGYQSLILINAAVFLGSISLMNGINNGGGEYREYVWPIMSLFGIGIVLTLINFWKTVAIKKTKEIYVSNWYIVASLMFVLVITFVAYWPSWQDGLGETIIQGYYMHQGVGMWFMLFSLGLMYYFLPQQLNKPIYSYSLGILAFWSQILFYTLIGTHHFIFSAIPWWMQTIAIVGSMGMIIPVVAGTTNFLMTINGSWGKLSTSYTLPFYVIGIIFYFTGSLQGTAEAFRFTNLIWHFTDFTVAHSHLTMYGIITFMLWAFIYTIVPRLTGNEPPQITVGAHFWLALLGLLFYTFPLMYGATMRGLLWLEGKPFIDTVSFMAPYWLWRAIGGSLMWLSHILFAYNFYKMVNPQNDYRIPTSPSEILKAKERKEYTVE, from the coding sequence ATGAACAACAACATTTTTGACGAATACGGAATTATTATTATATTATTCTTAATTGCCATACCGGTAATAGTTGCATCTATTATTCTTGTAATTAAAGCAAATAATGTTTTAAGAAGATATATAAATAAGAACAAGCAGGAGAAATTTAACAACTATCTACATAACCTAAGCGAGAAGGAAATTAAACTTCTCAAAAAACGTCAAAAAGAAATTGAATTTGAGTTGACTAATAATGAACTCCGCGGAAATTTAAATTCAAATGACAATAAAGGATTACTCAGTAATATAAACAAGTCAGAAGAAATCAGATTTGTAGAGCAGAAAAAAAAGAGCCAGCCCCGTCCATACATTGAACCCAAATTAACAAAACTGATACTTTGGTATCTTGCTTGTGCAACATTTTGGTTAGTAATTGGTACAACTATAGGCGAATACCTGGGTATTAAGTTCGTTGCTCCGGACTTGGATCATAATAGTTGGTTAAGTTTTGGTAGATTACGACCAGTCCATACGAATATGGTCTTCTGGGGCTGGGCTTCTTTAGCAATGATTGGACTTGCCTACTATGTTGTCCCTCGCGTCAGTAATGTCGATATAGCAAGCACAAAAAAAGGATATCAATCATTAATCCTCATAAATGCAGCAGTATTTCTTGGCAGCATTTCCTTAATGAATGGTATAAATAATGGTGGAGGAGAATATCGAGAGTACGTATGGCCAATAATGAGCTTATTCGGCATTGGTATTGTACTTACACTAATAAATTTTTGGAAGACCGTAGCTATAAAAAAAACAAAAGAAATTTACGTTTCAAATTGGTATATTGTAGCATCACTGATGTTTGTACTCGTAATCACATTTGTTGCTTATTGGCCCTCTTGGCAAGATGGTTTGGGGGAAACTATAATTCAAGGGTACTACATGCATCAGGGAGTTGGTATGTGGTTTATGCTCTTTTCCCTTGGCCTTATGTATTACTTCCTGCCACAACAACTTAACAAACCTATTTACTCATATAGCCTTGGTATTTTGGCCTTTTGGTCGCAAATATTATTTTATACGCTCATCGGAACGCATCATTTTATCTTTAGTGCTATACCATGGTGGATGCAGACTATAGCCATCGTGGGTAGTATGGGAATGATAATACCGGTTGTCGCAGGAACTACAAATTTTTTAATGACAATAAATGGGTCTTGGGGCAAACTAAGTACCAGCTATACACTCCCATTCTACGTTATTGGAATTATATTTTATTTTACCGGTTCTTTACAAGGTACCGCTGAGGCTTTCAGATTTACCAACCTGATATGGCATTTCACTGACTTTACTGTAGCACACTCTCACCTAACCATGTACGGTATTATAACTTTCATGTTATGGGCGTTCATCTATACCATCGTACCGCGCCTTACTGGGAATGAACCACCGCAAATTACAGTTGGAGCCCACTTTTGGCTTGCCTTATTAGGCCTCTTATTCTACACATTTCCCTTAATGTACGGAGCAACTATGAGAGGACTATTGTGGTTAGAAGGTAAACCATTTATCGATACTGTATCATTTATGGCTCCATATTGGTTATGGCGGGCAATAGGAGGTTCCCTAATGTGGTTATCTCATATTTTATTTGCCTATAACTTTTATAAAATGGTAAACCCTCAAAATGATTACCGTATTCCGACCTCACCAAGCGAAATATTAAAAGCAAAAGAACGGAAAGAGTATACAGTCGAATAA